In Gordonia phthalatica, one genomic interval encodes:
- a CDS encoding UvrD-helicase domain-containing protein, with the protein MTDPRSAASGDDAFDLTGPLPERTLVLEASAGTGKTYAIVALAVRYIADGVPVSDLLMATFSNAASAELRDRTHSRLTECVAALADPVAARASGDDLVAFLAAADPDSVDLRRQRLGDALSDFDAATVATTHTFCNRMLAALGFLGGRQQQFPIVENVDDMVAELARDAYLARFAGDPDSAPPYEDAERIAIAAVRDPAATLAPNREDERTEESDIRVWIAEQARKHTAVRKRLARLRTYDDLQQALFEIVTDPVIGEEACRRIRAQFSAVLIDEFQDTDPQQWAIVKLCFHGHLPLVLVGDPKQSIYAFRGAEVLSYLNAVESASDQRRLTVNWRSDEAVVDGLGVLFDGATLGHPRIAYHPVRAEHAGSRIHGAPAVRIRAFLRRDFTATTQDGTAPLIGPVRERVTEDVANDIARVLGSGTLIDDGDGERPVKPGDIAVLLRANKTVAPLQRALAARGVASVVTSGTSIFATPAARYWWYVLAAIESPSRQPRVRLAALTPIIGLTAQTLEHQGDTGVGTLSGTLAELGRIFAAGGFAPMAARLFAEFRTAERLLGFDGGERLMTDVLQLSELCNRRAVDTSGGVTSLVEWLGGQIQDSAGWGQQRDATRRLDRDTEAVQIMTVHASKGLEFPIVYVPFGWDGASHPNPQTFLFHEDDQARYLDVGGKQARGYHRRDHRSRTENAGEDLRLLYVAVTRASSQVVLWWTPSTATARGALHRLLFTIGDRRIAARSGTVSPIPDTVPMLSEDGECVSVLKAIAACSPAIALEPAGDRTLVRWRAADGEEAAPALDVSTFGRTIDRQWRRTSYSAIVAAAHAAVHAEAPRPASIVESGSEPEDVLRPDEPDDVAAVTDGQGAGGGGDATGVEGMPSLMNGLPYGAGFGTLVHEVLEHVDTSSADIDAHILDMCRQGAVAVGADIDVEALARALVGVLTTPLGFGDLWSVKPKDRLAEMDFELPLSAAAGGFGLDEVGDLLAAHLPADDPLAPYADLVRAVSADRFSGYLTGSVDSILRLPDGRFVVVDYKTNRLRAGDLSVEDFTRESMAAEMMTAHYPLQALLYSVALHRYLRWRLADYDPTRHLGPVQYHFVRGMAGPSTPPGCGVFQWDLPPALTVAMSELLAAHGRAHGEGNAR; encoded by the coding sequence ATGACCGACCCCCGATCGGCCGCATCCGGTGACGACGCATTCGATCTGACCGGTCCGCTCCCGGAACGGACCCTGGTCCTCGAAGCCAGCGCCGGAACGGGCAAGACGTACGCGATCGTCGCACTCGCCGTCCGCTACATCGCCGACGGCGTGCCGGTGTCGGACCTGCTGATGGCGACCTTCTCGAATGCCGCCTCGGCCGAACTCCGCGACCGGACGCACTCGCGCCTCACCGAGTGCGTCGCCGCCCTCGCCGATCCGGTGGCGGCGCGCGCCTCCGGCGACGACCTCGTCGCGTTCCTCGCCGCCGCCGACCCCGACTCGGTGGATCTGCGACGGCAACGGCTGGGCGACGCCCTGTCGGACTTCGACGCCGCCACCGTGGCGACCACGCACACCTTCTGCAATCGGATGCTCGCGGCGCTCGGCTTCCTCGGCGGGCGGCAGCAGCAGTTCCCGATCGTCGAGAACGTCGACGACATGGTCGCCGAACTGGCGCGCGACGCCTACCTGGCACGCTTCGCCGGCGACCCGGACTCGGCACCGCCCTACGAGGACGCCGAACGGATCGCGATCGCCGCCGTCCGCGACCCGGCGGCCACGCTGGCGCCGAACCGGGAGGACGAGCGCACCGAGGAGTCCGACATCCGGGTGTGGATCGCGGAACAGGCGCGCAAGCACACCGCGGTCCGCAAGCGGCTCGCTCGGCTCCGCACCTACGACGACCTCCAGCAGGCACTGTTCGAGATCGTGACCGACCCGGTCATCGGCGAGGAGGCGTGCCGCCGGATCCGAGCGCAGTTCTCCGCGGTCCTCATCGACGAGTTCCAGGACACCGACCCGCAGCAGTGGGCGATCGTCAAACTGTGCTTCCACGGTCACCTGCCGCTGGTGCTGGTCGGCGATCCGAAGCAGTCGATCTACGCATTCCGTGGCGCGGAGGTGCTCAGTTACCTGAACGCCGTCGAGTCGGCATCGGATCAGCGGCGGCTCACCGTGAACTGGCGCTCGGACGAGGCGGTCGTCGACGGCCTCGGCGTCCTGTTCGACGGGGCGACACTCGGTCACCCCCGCATCGCCTACCACCCGGTGCGCGCGGAGCACGCGGGCTCGCGGATCCACGGGGCGCCCGCCGTCCGGATCCGGGCGTTCCTGCGCCGGGACTTCACGGCCACCACCCAGGACGGGACCGCGCCGCTGATCGGGCCCGTCCGCGAGCGGGTCACCGAGGACGTCGCCAACGACATCGCCCGGGTCCTCGGCAGCGGCACCCTGATCGACGACGGTGACGGCGAGCGTCCGGTGAAGCCCGGCGACATCGCAGTCCTGTTGCGGGCCAACAAGACCGTCGCGCCGCTGCAACGCGCCCTGGCCGCACGCGGGGTGGCGTCGGTCGTCACCTCGGGAACGTCGATCTTCGCGACGCCCGCGGCCCGCTACTGGTGGTACGTCCTGGCCGCCATCGAGAGTCCGTCGCGGCAGCCGCGCGTCCGGTTGGCCGCGCTGACCCCGATCATCGGCCTCACTGCGCAGACCCTGGAACACCAGGGCGACACCGGTGTCGGCACCTTGTCCGGCACGCTCGCCGAGCTGGGGCGGATCTTCGCCGCCGGCGGCTTCGCGCCGATGGCCGCACGGCTCTTCGCCGAGTTCCGCACGGCCGAACGTCTCCTCGGGTTCGACGGCGGCGAGCGCCTGATGACCGACGTCCTGCAGCTGTCCGAACTGTGCAATCGACGTGCCGTCGACACGTCCGGCGGTGTCACCTCGTTGGTCGAGTGGCTCGGCGGCCAGATCCAGGACAGCGCCGGATGGGGACAGCAGCGGGACGCCACCCGCCGGCTGGACCGGGACACCGAGGCCGTCCAGATCATGACCGTCCATGCCAGCAAGGGGCTCGAGTTCCCGATCGTCTACGTGCCGTTCGGGTGGGACGGTGCCAGTCATCCGAATCCGCAGACCTTCCTGTTCCACGAGGACGACCAGGCGCGCTACCTGGACGTCGGCGGCAAACAGGCGCGCGGATACCACCGTCGCGACCACCGATCACGTACCGAGAACGCGGGCGAGGACCTGCGGCTGCTGTACGTCGCCGTCACCCGAGCCAGCAGCCAGGTGGTGCTGTGGTGGACGCCGAGCACCGCCACGGCCCGGGGCGCGCTGCACCGGCTCCTGTTCACCATCGGTGACCGCCGGATCGCCGCGCGATCGGGAACCGTCTCGCCCATTCCGGACACCGTGCCGATGCTGTCCGAGGACGGCGAGTGCGTGAGCGTGCTGAAGGCGATCGCTGCGTGCAGTCCGGCGATCGCGCTGGAGCCGGCGGGCGACCGCACGCTGGTCCGATGGCGTGCCGCCGACGGCGAGGAGGCCGCACCGGCCCTGGACGTCTCGACCTTCGGTCGGACCATCGATCGGCAGTGGCGACGGACCTCCTACTCGGCGATCGTCGCGGCAGCCCATGCCGCCGTGCACGCCGAGGCACCGAGGCCTGCGTCGATCGTCGAGAGTGGAAGCGAACCGGAGGACGTCCTGCGTCCCGACGAGCCGGACGACGTCGCCGCCGTGACAGACGGGCAGGGGGCCGGCGGGGGTGGCGATGCGACCGGCGTCGAAGGGATGCCGTCGCTGATGAACGGGCTGCCGTACGGTGCGGGCTTCGGCACCCTGGTCCACGAGGTTCTCGAGCACGTCGACACCTCGTCCGCCGACATCGACGCCCACATCCTCGACATGTGCCGGCAGGGTGCCGTCGCGGTCGGGGCCGACATCGACGTCGAGGCTCTCGCCCGCGCTCTCGTCGGCGTGCTCACCACACCGCTGGGCTTCGGTGATCTCTGGAGCGTGAAGCCGAAGGACCGCCTCGCGGAGATGGACTTCGAACTTCCGCTGTCCGCAGCAGCGGGCGGATTCGGTCTCGACGAAGTCGGCGACCTGCTCGCTGCCCACCTGCCCGCCGACGACCCCCTCGCACCGTACGCGGACCTGGTGCGAGCGGTGTCCGCCGACCGGTTCAGCGGCTACCTGACCGGCAGCGTCGACTCGATCCTGCGGCTGCCGGACGGCCGCTTCGTCGTCGTCGACTACAAGACCAACCGGCTCCGAGCCGGAGACCTGTCGGTGGAGGACTTCACCCGCGAGTCGATGGCCGCCGAGATGATGACCGCGCACTACCCGCTGCAGGCGCTGCTCTACTCGGTCGCGCTGCACCGCTACCTGCGGTGGCGTCTCGCCGACTACGACCCGACCCGCCACCTCGGCCCGGTTCAATACCACTTCGTCCGCGGCATGGCAGGACCGTCGACGCCGCCCGGCTGCGGCGTATTCCAGTGGGATCTGCCGCCCGCGCTCACCGTCGCGATGTCGGAGCTGCTCGCCGCCCACGGCCGAGCCCACGGAGAGGGGAACGCGCGATGA
- the recC gene encoding exodeoxyribonuclease V subunit gamma, whose protein sequence is MLTVHRAEDVHRLVDVLAQSLAVPLRDPMQTEVVAVPERGVERWLRQQLSLRLGTGSGSGSVDGIAANIAFDSPRSLLRQVIDGVSVDPDAAESWFADQLRWPVLRVLDAHLDDPHLRVLAAHLGHGETGADKRGRRLATASTIAGLFSAYGWQRPTMIAEWAAGHDTDGTGTELAEHLRWQPWLWRLVRDDVGHPHLAEDLGAVLDRLRSDPGVVDLPERLALFGATRIPQTLREVLEALSDTREVGLYLPHPSPTLWDRVHDAAPGAGVLARSNRAVLRPSHPLLASLSRDVQELHEVLAPAIGASLHHSSSKTAAETLLSTVQDGIRRDELAPAGGVTADGSLEVHACHGPARQVEVLRDRLLHLFDADPTLEPRDVLIMCPDVETFAPLIGGAFGQAGMGGDHPAFTLRVRLADRGIRTQNGVLDVVARVLDLAAGRVRAGDLLDLVAAEPVRRRFGFSDDDVDALTGWVQRSGVRWGVDDAQRQRFGLGGFPQGTVQTGLDRILLGVVAEESENEWLATALPLSGIDSTDTDLAGRFAEFAGRLSDLLDAVARRHATGAWAELLIRTVDLLTDTDSDTQWQRSQAVGMITDALTIPDGAAESELELADLRDLMGQLLRARPTRSNFCTGELTVCTMVPMRAVPHRVIAILGMDSGAYPRAGTVDGDDILQVTPMVGERSVRDEDRQVFLDAICAATDNLLVFYTGADALTGTRTPPATVVSELLDTARTVLDVDADRANPVLMRHTLHAFDEDNFVDADGGPFSYDRGLLPAARALSALTRTRDRGPRPPVISDETLPPADVSGDVDLDDLITFLSAPVEGYARQRLGVGLPDDADEHSDELAVNLDGLERWGVGNRFLAALLAGDDPAAAQGAEFRRGSLPPFAFGAREFAPIRDKAQAVATAAHGYRSDSADAVDVRVVLPGGRRLNGTVGEIFSGRLVPVSYSRLAPKHRLAAWIRLLAIAAGSDHEVSEAIVIGSASGHYPSAKVSRLHAPSNAADLLGVLVTLRDAGLSSPVGLTLDAAGAAAAEFNRTGKDTTALQRAGWAYKKSYADPNRYAGLVFHGDPDADVAFDTLTAAVPTVEAMAPAAGWLPGADDTAMYVRLAAALFGPLLQNEEDR, encoded by the coding sequence GTGTTGACAGTGCACCGTGCCGAGGACGTGCATCGGCTGGTCGACGTCCTGGCCCAGAGCCTTGCGGTCCCGCTCCGCGATCCCATGCAGACGGAGGTCGTGGCGGTTCCCGAACGCGGCGTCGAACGGTGGCTGCGTCAGCAGCTGTCCCTGCGACTCGGCACCGGGTCCGGCTCGGGGAGTGTCGACGGGATCGCGGCCAACATCGCCTTCGACTCGCCGCGTTCGCTGCTGCGGCAGGTGATCGACGGCGTCTCCGTCGATCCCGACGCCGCCGAGAGCTGGTTCGCGGACCAGCTGCGATGGCCCGTGCTCCGGGTCCTCGACGCCCACCTCGACGATCCGCACCTGCGCGTGCTGGCCGCCCACCTCGGACACGGTGAGACGGGCGCCGACAAACGCGGCCGCCGCCTCGCCACGGCGTCGACGATCGCGGGACTCTTCAGCGCATACGGGTGGCAGCGTCCGACGATGATCGCCGAATGGGCGGCCGGACACGACACCGACGGCACCGGCACGGAGCTCGCCGAGCACCTGCGGTGGCAACCGTGGCTGTGGCGTCTGGTCCGCGACGACGTCGGCCACCCGCACCTGGCGGAGGACCTCGGCGCGGTGCTCGACCGGTTGCGGAGCGATCCCGGTGTCGTCGATCTCCCTGAGCGGCTGGCTCTGTTCGGTGCCACTCGGATTCCGCAGACTCTCCGGGAAGTGCTCGAAGCCCTGTCCGACACCCGCGAGGTCGGGCTGTACCTGCCGCATCCGTCGCCGACGCTCTGGGACCGGGTGCACGACGCCGCTCCGGGCGCAGGCGTGCTGGCACGGTCGAACCGGGCCGTGCTGCGACCGAGTCACCCGCTGCTGGCGAGTCTGTCGCGCGACGTCCAGGAACTCCACGAGGTCCTCGCCCCGGCGATCGGAGCGTCCCTTCACCATTCGTCGTCGAAGACGGCAGCGGAGACCCTCCTGAGCACGGTGCAGGACGGCATTCGCCGTGACGAGCTCGCCCCGGCCGGTGGCGTGACGGCCGACGGCAGCCTCGAAGTGCACGCCTGCCACGGGCCCGCACGGCAGGTGGAGGTCCTCCGCGACCGCCTGCTGCACCTCTTCGACGCCGACCCCACGCTCGAACCCCGCGACGTCCTCATCATGTGCCCCGACGTCGAGACCTTCGCACCGCTGATCGGCGGTGCCTTCGGCCAGGCGGGCATGGGCGGCGATCACCCGGCGTTCACCCTGCGCGTTCGCCTCGCCGATCGCGGAATCCGCACTCAGAACGGCGTCCTCGACGTGGTCGCGCGGGTGCTCGACCTCGCCGCGGGCCGTGTCCGCGCAGGCGACCTCCTCGATCTGGTCGCGGCCGAACCGGTCCGTCGCCGGTTCGGGTTCAGCGACGACGACGTCGACGCGCTGACCGGCTGGGTGCAGCGGTCGGGTGTGCGGTGGGGCGTCGACGACGCCCAACGGCAGCGCTTCGGCCTCGGCGGCTTCCCCCAGGGCACCGTGCAGACCGGCCTGGACCGGATCCTCCTCGGCGTGGTCGCCGAGGAATCGGAGAACGAGTGGCTCGCGACCGCCCTGCCGCTGTCGGGCATCGACTCCACCGACACCGACCTCGCCGGCCGCTTCGCCGAATTCGCGGGCCGCCTCAGCGACCTCCTCGACGCCGTCGCCAGACGCCATGCGACCGGTGCGTGGGCGGAGTTGTTGATCCGCACGGTGGACCTGCTCACCGACACCGACTCCGACACCCAGTGGCAGCGGAGCCAGGCCGTCGGCATGATCACCGACGCCCTCACGATTCCCGACGGTGCCGCCGAGTCGGAACTCGAACTCGCCGACCTCCGCGACCTGATGGGGCAACTGCTCCGGGCACGGCCGACCCGCTCCAACTTCTGCACCGGTGAACTCACCGTCTGCACCATGGTGCCGATGCGCGCGGTCCCGCACCGGGTGATCGCGATACTCGGCATGGACAGCGGTGCGTACCCGAGGGCCGGAACCGTCGACGGTGACGACATCCTCCAGGTGACGCCGATGGTCGGCGAACGCAGCGTCCGAGACGAGGACCGTCAGGTGTTCCTCGACGCGATCTGCGCCGCCACGGACAACCTGCTCGTCTTCTACACCGGAGCCGACGCCCTCACCGGCACCCGGACACCGCCGGCGACCGTCGTCAGCGAACTGCTCGACACCGCGCGCACGGTGCTCGACGTGGACGCCGACCGTGCGAATCCGGTGCTGATGCGGCACACCCTGCACGCCTTCGACGAGGACAACTTCGTCGACGCCGACGGCGGACCGTTCAGCTACGACCGCGGGCTGCTGCCCGCAGCGCGGGCATTGAGCGCTCTCACTCGCACCCGGGATCGGGGCCCGCGGCCGCCGGTCATCTCCGACGAGACGCTGCCGCCCGCCGACGTCTCCGGAGACGTCGACCTCGACGATCTCATCACCTTCCTGTCCGCGCCCGTGGAGGGCTATGCCCGACAGCGGCTCGGTGTGGGCCTCCCCGACGACGCCGACGAGCACTCCGACGAACTCGCGGTGAACCTCGACGGCCTGGAGCGGTGGGGCGTCGGCAACCGCTTCCTCGCGGCTCTGCTCGCCGGCGACGACCCGGCCGCGGCGCAGGGTGCCGAGTTCCGTCGCGGGTCGCTGCCGCCGTTCGCGTTCGGCGCCCGCGAGTTCGCCCCGATCCGCGACAAGGCGCAGGCCGTGGCCACCGCAGCCCACGGCTACCGCAGCGACTCCGCCGATGCCGTCGATGTCCGCGTCGTGCTGCCGGGCGGTCGGCGGTTGAACGGTACGGTCGGCGAGATCTTCTCGGGCAGGCTGGTGCCCGTCAGTTATTCGCGGCTCGCTCCCAAGCACCGCCTCGCCGCCTGGATCCGCCTCCTTGCGATCGCCGCCGGATCCGATCACGAGGTGTCGGAGGCCATCGTCATCGGCAGCGCCTCGGGGCACTACCCGTCGGCCAAGGTCAGTCGTCTGCACGCGCCGTCGAACGCCGCGGACCTGCTGGGCGTCCTGGTCACTCTCCGCGATGCAGGACTCTCGTCGCCGGTCGGCCTCACCCTCGACGCGGCCGGTGCCGCCGCCGCCGAATTCAATCGCACCGGCAAGGACACCACGGCGCTGCAACGTGCGGGATGGGCCTACAAGAAGTCGTATGCGGATCCGAACCGCTACGCGGGACTGGTCTTTCACGGTGACCCCGACGCCGACGTCGCGTTCGACACCCTGACCGCCGCGGTGCCGACCGTCGAGGCGATGGCACCCGCGGCGGGGTGGCTGCCCGGCGCCGACGACACCGCCATGTACGTCCGCCTCGCGGCCGCCCTGTTCGGACCGCTGCTGCAGAACGAGGAGGACCGATGA
- a CDS encoding acyl-CoA thioesterase, giving the protein MSENSSMIEIQLRWGDMDPLNHINNVQFARIFEEARVRAMHQWFGNRERGFAFFIARQEIEFVRPLLYSDRPATVEIWISRIGGKSFDYAYRLRSAEGELSALAETTCTTVDFATGRPVAVPDELAGFLREHTGDEVELRRRR; this is encoded by the coding sequence ATGTCGGAGAACTCGTCGATGATCGAGATCCAGTTGCGGTGGGGCGACATGGATCCCCTCAACCACATCAACAACGTGCAGTTCGCGCGGATTTTCGAAGAGGCGCGTGTGCGGGCGATGCACCAGTGGTTCGGGAATCGCGAGCGGGGCTTCGCGTTCTTCATCGCACGGCAGGAGATCGAGTTCGTCCGTCCGCTGCTGTACAGCGACCGGCCGGCCACCGTCGAGATCTGGATCTCGCGGATCGGCGGGAAGTCGTTCGACTACGCGTACCGCCTGCGGTCGGCCGAGGGCGAACTGTCTGCACTGGCCGAGACCACGTGCACGACCGTCGATTTCGCTACCGGCAGGCCGGTCGCCGTACCCGATGAGCTCGCGGGCTTCCTGCGGGAGCACACCGGAGACGAAGTGGAACTGCGTCGTCGCCGCTGA
- a CDS encoding GNAT family N-acetyltransferase, translating to MDIGTRRLRLRPVAPADAALLRTLDADPEVMRFVSGGEATPLSSIVDWVIPRSQAQFREHGTGLWLAFDRRTERMAGWVWLRLPRHSAVPELELSYRLARESWHRGLATEAARALIDLAFTTTDTGRVFASTHPDNIRSQRVMQKLGMRLATEGLRREQFDDGFTGQDVEYELVRNDWVRNRVPGRHAATGRHHRRGDPGTVGMPA from the coding sequence GTGGACATCGGCACCCGACGACTTCGACTGCGCCCCGTGGCGCCGGCCGACGCCGCACTGCTCCGCACCCTCGATGCAGACCCCGAGGTGATGCGCTTCGTGTCCGGCGGTGAGGCGACTCCGCTCTCGTCGATCGTCGACTGGGTGATCCCTCGGTCGCAGGCCCAGTTCCGCGAGCACGGAACCGGACTGTGGCTGGCGTTCGACCGCCGGACCGAACGGATGGCCGGCTGGGTGTGGCTGCGGCTCCCCCGGCATTCCGCCGTCCCCGAACTGGAGCTCAGCTACCGGCTGGCGCGGGAGTCGTGGCATCGCGGTCTCGCGACCGAGGCCGCACGCGCGCTGATCGACCTCGCCTTCACCACCACCGACACCGGTCGCGTCTTCGCGAGCACCCATCCCGACAACATCCGTTCCCAACGCGTCATGCAGAAGCTGGGCATGCGCCTGGCCACCGAGGGACTGCGCCGCGAACAGTTCGACGACGGATTCACCGGACAGGATGTGGAATACGAACTCGTGAGGAACGATTGGGTGCGCAACCGGGTTCCGGGCAGGCATGCCGCGACGGGCCGACATCACCGTCGCGGTGATCCCGGCACCGTCGGGATGCCCGCCTGA
- a CDS encoding NAD(P)/FAD-dependent oxidoreductase — MTSSPATSLRRRRQVVIIGSGFGGLFAAQRLKKADVDVTLIAKTTHHLFQPMLYQVATGIIAEGEIAPATRVILRDQKNASVLLGEVFDIDLKNQTVRSQLLERVTETPYDDLIVAAGADQSYFGNDHFAEYAPGMKTIDHALELRGRILGAFEQAELSDDPEEQAKLLTFVVIGAGPTGVEMAGQIAEMSDITLKGTFRNIDSTQSRVILLDAAPAVLAPFGPKLGQKAKRRLEKLGVDVRLGAMVTDLDYDGLSVKYQDGTVERIESQCKVWSAGVQASSLGKVLADQSETELDRAGRVKVGPDLTIPGHSNVFVVGDMMAVDGVPGVAQGAIQGGRYAADAILAEMKKGQTPEQRKPFSYWDKGSMATVSRFSAVMQVPIPFTKKKFETEGYLAWLGWLALHLVYMVGFRNRLNTFINWFFAFSTRGRTQLAVTEQQVYARSALTELSYLERLRVAEAARAEAQGDGEADDKQADNAG; from the coding sequence ATGACCAGCAGCCCTGCCACGAGCCTGCGTCGCCGCCGTCAGGTGGTCATCATCGGCTCGGGTTTCGGTGGCCTGTTCGCCGCGCAGCGCCTCAAGAAGGCCGATGTCGACGTCACGCTGATCGCCAAGACCACCCACCATCTCTTCCAGCCGATGCTGTACCAGGTCGCGACCGGCATCATCGCCGAAGGTGAGATCGCTCCGGCGACCCGCGTGATCCTCCGTGACCAGAAGAACGCCAGCGTCCTGCTCGGCGAGGTCTTCGACATCGATCTGAAGAATCAGACCGTCCGCTCGCAGCTGCTGGAGCGCGTCACCGAGACCCCGTACGACGATCTCATCGTCGCCGCAGGCGCCGATCAGTCGTACTTCGGCAACGATCACTTCGCCGAGTACGCCCCCGGCATGAAGACCATCGACCACGCGCTGGAGCTGCGCGGCCGCATCCTCGGCGCTTTCGAGCAGGCAGAGCTCTCGGACGATCCGGAGGAGCAGGCCAAGCTGCTGACCTTCGTGGTGATCGGTGCGGGTCCGACCGGTGTGGAGATGGCCGGTCAGATCGCCGAGATGAGCGACATCACTCTGAAGGGCACCTTCCGGAACATCGACTCCACGCAGTCGCGCGTCATCCTGCTCGACGCCGCCCCCGCAGTCCTCGCACCCTTCGGCCCGAAGCTCGGTCAGAAGGCCAAGCGACGCCTGGAGAAGCTGGGCGTCGACGTCCGCCTCGGCGCCATGGTGACCGACCTCGACTACGACGGCCTCTCGGTCAAGTACCAGGACGGGACCGTCGAGCGCATCGAGAGCCAGTGCAAGGTGTGGTCTGCCGGCGTGCAGGCCAGCTCGCTGGGCAAGGTCCTCGCCGACCAGTCCGAGACCGAACTCGACCGCGCGGGCCGCGTGAAGGTGGGACCGGACCTGACGATCCCCGGCCATTCCAACGTCTTCGTCGTGGGCGACATGATGGCCGTCGACGGCGTCCCCGGCGTCGCGCAGGGTGCGATCCAGGGCGGCCGGTACGCCGCCGACGCGATCCTGGCTGAGATGAAGAAGGGCCAGACCCCGGAGCAGCGCAAGCCGTTCAGCTACTGGGACAAGGGCTCGATGGCGACGGTGTCGCGCTTCAGCGCCGTGATGCAGGTGCCGATCCCCTTCACCAAGAAGAAGTTCGAGACCGAGGGCTACCTGGCGTGGCTCGGCTGGCTGGCCCTGCACCTGGTGTACATGGTCGGCTTCCGCAACCGCCTCAACACCTTCATCAACTGGTTCTTCGCGTTCTCGACTCGCGGTCGGACCCAGTTGGCGGTGACCGAGCAGCAGGTGTACGCGCGGTCCGCGCTCACGGAGCTGTCGTACCTGGAACGGCTGCGGGTGGCCGAGGCCGCCCGGGCCGAAGCACAGGGCGACGGCGAGGCCGACGACAAGCAGGCCGACAACGCCGGCTGA